A DNA window from Bacteroides cellulosilyticus contains the following coding sequences:
- a CDS encoding RNA polymerase sigma factor: MDTKKLEKQFVDFVTEYKQIIYKICYIYATDNDSLNDLYQETVINLWKSFPRFRGECKASTWVYRIALNTCISFFRKSNSRPVVIPITIDLESAFADEEEKTSQLRELYRMINMLGKLERALILLWLEERSHQEIADILGISKNYVAVKLYRIKENLKNMSNS; this comes from the coding sequence ATGGACACTAAAAAGTTGGAAAAGCAATTCGTCGACTTCGTGACAGAGTATAAACAGATTATCTACAAGATCTGCTATATCTATGCCACAGACAACGACAGTCTCAATGATCTGTATCAAGAGACCGTGATAAATCTATGGAAATCTTTTCCTCGCTTCCGGGGCGAGTGCAAAGCATCTACCTGGGTTTATCGGATTGCGTTGAATACCTGTATCTCCTTTTTCCGCAAATCCAATTCAAGACCGGTCGTGATTCCCATCACTATCGACCTGGAATCTGCCTTTGCCGATGAAGAAGAAAAGACATCCCAACTCCGTGAACTTTATCGTATGATAAACATGCTGGGCAAATTGGAACGCGCGCTGATTTTGCTTTGGCTTGAAGAACGGAGTCATCAGGAAATTGCCGATATATTGGGTATCTCCAAGAATTATGTGGCCGTAAAACTCTATCGCATCAAAGAGAATCTGAAAAACATGTCTAACTCCTAA
- a CDS encoding MBOAT family O-acyltransferase, which yields MIMWDIDFNRLRDVFVYDPQAPMIFSSGIFLWLFAAFILVYLLLQRRLTARLLFVTAFSYYFYYKSSGTYFFLLALVTVSDFFIARFMAGTSVGWKRKASVVLSLAINLGLLAYFKYTNFLGDVFASLVGGTFHHYDIFLPVGISFFTFQSLSYTIDVYRKDITPLTNLLDYAFYVSFFPQLVAGPIVRARDFIPQIRRPLFVSHEMFGRGIFLIASGLFKKAIISDYISVNFVERIFDNPTLYSGVENLMGVYGYALQIYCDFSGYSDMAIGIALLLGFHFNKNFDSPYKSASITEFWRRWHISLSSWLKDYLYISLGGNRKGKIRQYANLVITMFLGGLWHGASWNFVIWGLFHGIALAAHKFWMTLTGRKKGEESHGIRRFFGILITFHFVCFCWIFFRNVDFSTSLDMIKQICTTFRPQLFPQLIAGYWEVFALMALGFFLHFCPDRWENACCKTVTRLPLMGKAALMLALIYLVIQMKSTEIQPFIYFQF from the coding sequence ATGATTATGTGGGATATTGACTTTAACCGTCTGCGAGACGTATTCGTTTATGACCCGCAAGCGCCGATGATATTCAGTAGCGGCATTTTCTTGTGGTTGTTTGCAGCATTTATACTGGTTTATCTGCTGTTGCAACGCCGTCTGACTGCACGCTTGTTGTTTGTTACCGCATTCTCCTATTATTTTTATTATAAAAGTAGCGGAACTTACTTTTTCCTGCTGGCACTTGTCACGGTAAGCGATTTCTTTATTGCTCGTTTTATGGCAGGTACTTCCGTAGGCTGGAAACGTAAGGCAAGTGTTGTGCTTAGCCTTGCTATTAATCTTGGTTTGCTTGCATACTTCAAATATACTAATTTTCTGGGAGATGTCTTTGCTTCGCTGGTAGGCGGTACGTTTCATCATTACGATATATTCCTTCCTGTGGGCATTTCTTTCTTTACTTTCCAGTCACTTAGCTATACCATTGATGTTTATCGCAAAGATATAACTCCTCTTACTAATTTGCTGGATTATGCTTTTTACGTATCCTTCTTCCCACAATTGGTGGCAGGCCCTATTGTACGTGCCCGTGACTTTATCCCACAGATACGCCGTCCTTTGTTCGTATCCCATGAGATGTTCGGAAGGGGGATATTCCTGATTGCAAGCGGTCTGTTCAAGAAAGCGATTATTTCGGATTATATCAGTGTGAACTTTGTAGAACGTATTTTTGATAATCCTACGCTCTATTCCGGAGTAGAGAATCTGATGGGTGTTTATGGATATGCCTTGCAAATCTATTGCGACTTTTCCGGATACAGTGATATGGCTATCGGAATAGCCTTGTTGTTAGGTTTTCATTTTAATAAGAACTTTGATTCTCCTTATAAGTCCGCTTCCATTACAGAGTTTTGGCGGCGATGGCACATTTCGCTTTCCAGTTGGCTGAAAGATTATCTCTATATATCTTTGGGTGGAAACCGGAAAGGAAAGATTCGCCAGTATGCCAATCTTGTCATTACCATGTTTTTGGGTGGTTTGTGGCATGGGGCTTCCTGGAACTTTGTCATTTGGGGATTGTTCCATGGTATTGCTTTGGCGGCACATAAATTCTGGATGACATTGACCGGAAGAAAGAAAGGAGAAGAAAGCCACGGCATCCGCCGTTTCTTCGGTATACTGATCACATTCCACTTTGTTTGTTTCTGCTGGATATTCTTCCGTAATGTGGACTTTTCCACTTCTTTGGATATGATCAAACAGATCTGTACCACTTTCCGTCCGCAACTTTTCCCGCAACTGATTGCAGGCTATTGGGAAGTGTTTGCACTGATGGCATTGGGTTTCTTTCTGCATTTCTGCCCTGATCGTTGGGAGAACGCTTGCTGTAAAACAGTAACCCGCCTTCCCCTTATGGGAAAGGCGGCTCTGATGCTTGCTTTAATTTACTTGGTAATCCAGATGAAGAGTACGGAGATTCAGCCTTTCATTTACTTCCAGTTCTGA